The Arthrobacter zhaoxinii sequence GGTTGTATGAATGGGTGCAGGGAGATTGTGCCGGGCTGCAATACGGATGACGGTGCCGTTTTGTTCCTCGAGTTCGGAGGGCCGTCCCGCGATGAGGTCGCGCTGCATGGAGGCGGTGCTGTCGGGCGCAAACGCGTCGTACTGCGCCATTGTGGCTTGGACGTCGTCCTCGGTGAGGTTCGCGCCGGCCGCTGTTGCGACGGCGGCGACCTCACGCATGGCGTCCTCAACCAGGGCACGGGTCTGCGGATGGGTACGCGTTTCACCCACGCTCCTGCGGCACAGCGCTCCAACTCCTCCATACGAGGTAATGAGCATGAACTTCCGCCAGAGGTCAGTGGTGATGTCGTCCGAGATGCGGGTGCTGATGCCGGCGGAGGCCAATGCCTCGGCGAGGACCCGTACGCGGGCCGTTGGTGCGCCGTCGAGCTCTCCGAAGGTGACAGCGGGGTATCCGCCAACATGATGGACGTGCCCCGGCTCCACGAGATACGAAATGATCATGCACAGGCCGCCGAGAGCATGCCCGCTGCCAACGGCTGCCGTGATCTGTTCGGATGCGGTGACCCCGTTTTGGAGCGGCAGCACCGGGGTGCCGGGTCCGAGGAGGGGAAGTGCGCCTCTCATGACGTGGCGGACGTGGCCTGCTTTACAGGCCAGGACGACGGCGTCGCACTCACCGATGGTCGCTGCATCCGTGGAAACACCGCTCACCGGGATGAATTCGTCCCGACCGTCGCCGGTGGTGACACGTATCCCGTGCACGGAAAGGGGTTCCACATGGCGCGGTGTGACCAGGAGATGGATGTCGTGTCCTGCCCGCGACAAGGCTGCGGCGAAGTAAGCCCCGACTCCGCCGGCACCGACGATTCCGATCTTCATGATTCCGTGGTGGGTAGGTTGCGCATGCGGCTAAGGATAACGGGAAGGCAGCCGCTCCCCACCGGAGCATGATCCGCTACTGAGCTTTCCTCCGGGAACGACATTGGCAATGTGGCAGACTCTGCGGATGCCACTTATTCAGGTACTTAACGCGTCGCCGTCCACCACCGAGAAGAAGCGCCAGCTGCTGGCAGCGCTCACGGAAACGTATGCCCGGGTTATGGAGATTCGACCGGACACTATCCGGGTTGTTCTTCACGAGCTGCCCCGTGAGAATTGGTCGGTCGCCGGAGTGACCCTGGCGGACTCCGGCCAGGATGAATCCGTCCGGGCGGGCTGACGACAGTCGCCGTTCCTCATCACTAGGTGAGGCTCTTCGACGCGCGGACGCGTTAGCGGGTCGTCCGGCCGGAGACCACTTTCCAGGTCTTCCAGGCTGACTGGGATAGGCCCTGGATTGCGGCCTGCGCGCTCGCAGCACCCTGCTCACGAAGGTCCTGGTAGACAGAAGTCAGCCCTCTGTCCGTTCCGGCAGCGGATGCGTCCCAGCCCGTTAGGGCCAGTTGACTGGGTACAGCGATTCCATTTGCTTCGACCGCCTGGAGCGCTCCAAGAGCCAGTTCATCACTCATCGTGAGGAACAGGTCGGGCGTGCCAGGGCCATCCAACAGTCTTTGTGCGGCCCGCGCTCCATCGCTGAAGGCATTGGTTGAGCAGAAAGCGACCGGGACTTGGTTCCAGTCGAATCCGGCAGCGGCAACTGCGTCCTGGAATCCCAGAAGCCGGTTGCGGGTGACCGGAAAGGTTGAGGCCAGAGGATCCGGGCCGTTGCTGAGCGTCTCGAGGCGTTCCTTAGTGGAGGGGAACGCAATGACCGCAGCGTTCCGGCTCCCGCGGAGCCCGAGCGCCGCAACTGCGCGCGCCGCTGCCCGGTCATCGATCCCAACAAATCCAAGTGACTGCCGTTCCGGGCCGGCATGGATAACAACAGGCTTGCCGGTCAGGCTGAGCGCCTCGAGGACCGGATCGTCGTCAGTGGTAGTCCAGACCACAAACCCATCGACCGCAGCTGCGCGGATCCGGGAACTGTCATCAGCGGACCCGTTGGTGGGAAGAATGGTCATGGCCAGACGGTGCTCCGCACAGACATCGGCGATGCCCGCCAGGAATCGGGCAGCCTGAGGGTCCT is a genomic window containing:
- a CDS encoding LacI family DNA-binding transcriptional regulator, translated to MPEPGNTEKVTLADVAKRAGVSVMTASYTYSRPSRVSAASRRKVLSAAEVLGYAGPDPSARSLRRGTSGALGVVLGETLPYAFEDPQAARFLAGIADVCAEHRLAMTILPTNGSADDSSRIRAAAVDGFVVWTTTDDDPVLEALSLTGKPVVIHAGPERQSLGFVGIDDRAAARAVAALGLRGSRNAAVIAFPSTKERLETLSNGPDPLASTFPVTRNRLLGFQDAVAAAGFDWNQVPVAFCSTNAFSDGARAAQRLLDGPGTPDLFLTMSDELALGALQAVEANGIAVPSQLALTGWDASAAGTDRGLTSVYQDLREQGAASAQAAIQGLSQSAWKTWKVVSGRTTR
- a CDS encoding 2-dehydropantoate 2-reductase, with product MKIGIVGAGGVGAYFAAALSRAGHDIHLLVTPRHVEPLSVHGIRVTTGDGRDEFIPVSGVSTDAATIGECDAVVLACKAGHVRHVMRGALPLLGPGTPVLPLQNGVTASEQITAAVGSGHALGGLCMIISYLVEPGHVHHVGGYPAVTFGELDGAPTARVRVLAEALASAGISTRISDDITTDLWRKFMLITSYGGVGALCRRSVGETRTHPQTRALVEDAMREVAAVATAAGANLTEDDVQATMAQYDAFAPDSTASMQRDLIAGRPSELEEQNGTVIRIAARHNLPAPIHTTIYRALSILDGPR
- a CDS encoding tautomerase family protein, with translation MPLIQVLNASPSTTEKKRQLLAALTETYARVMEIRPDTIRVVLHELPRENWSVAGVTLADSGQDESVRAG